From a region of the Zingiber officinale cultivar Zhangliang chromosome 4B, Zo_v1.1, whole genome shotgun sequence genome:
- the LOC121976644 gene encoding alpha-1,3-arabinosyltransferase XAT3-like, whose translation MKSARNPSLSRIEARRAGNVLIVAIVIMSLCILSLIKARYCAAPFAKPQALAGAETISKSEEAAITEDEDEEETTAIAREIVAEKAAIVSQEPICSRTSNRSVVCEAEGDVRLQGRLQTVFLPPSLTEREWKNKPYCRKQNNSATMKHIKEWTLKPFPGGGPPPECTVNHSVPALVFSLGGFTGNHFHDFTDVLVPLFISAYRFRGEVQFVVADNQDWWVTKFALIFRQLSDYEIIDADIEEEGAVHCFPRVIVGLSYHTVFGIDPARTPTGYSMVDFKAMLRKAYGLERSAAAAADARRKPRLLIIARNKTRVFLNMQGMRDMAARLGFDVRVTEPHKGTNVSDFARLVNSADVMMGVHGAGLANMVFLPDGAVMIQVVPFGGLDWLARETFGDPAPAMRIEYLEYYIEADESTIGEEYRADDPVIKDRYGVHKRGWNEISRIYLENQNVRPHLGRLRNTLLEALKRLPNGRHARG comes from the exons ATGAAGTCTGCAAGGAATCCTTCACTTTCACGGATTGAGGCAAGGAGGGCAGGCAACGTGCTCATCGTTGCCATCGTGATCATGTCTCTCTGCATCCTCTCCCTCATCAAGGCTCGATACTGCGCAGCTCCGTTTG CAAAGCCACAGGCTTTGGCAGGAGCAGAAACGATTTCGAAGAGTGAGGAGGCTGCGATAACAG aggatgaagatgaagaagagacCACTGCAATAGCTCGAGAAATTGTTGCAGAGAAAGCTGCGATCGTCTCGCAGGAGCCAATTTGCTCAAGAACAAGCAATAGATCCGTTGTTTGCGAAGCGGAAGGAGATGTGAGATTGCAAGGAAGGTTGCAGACCGTCTTCCTGCCCCCTTCCTTGACGGAGAGAGAATGGAAAAACAAGCCTTACTGCAGAAAACAGAACAACTCTGCGACCATGAAGCACATCAAGGAGTGGACTTTGAAGCCGTTCCCCGGCGGAGGACCGCCGCCGGAATGCACGGTCAACCACAGCGTCCCGGCGCTGGTGTTCTCGCTCGGCGGGTTCACCGGAAACCACTTCCACGACTTCACCGATGTGCTCGTCCCCCTTTTCATCTCCGCCTACCGATTCCGCGGGGAGGTTCAGTTCGTGGTCGCCGACAACCAGGACTGGTGGGTGACCAAGTTCGCCCTGATTTTTAGGCAGCTCTCCGATTACGAGATCATCGACGCGGACATCGAAGAGGAAGGAGCGGTTCATTGCTTCCCGCGGGTGATCGTGGGGCTGAGCTACCACACGGTGTTCGGCATTGACCCGGCGAGGACGCCGACGGGGTACTCGATGGTGGATTTCAAGGCGATGCTGAGGAAGGCGTACGGCCTGGAGcggtcggcggcggcggcggcggacgcCCGGCGGAAGCCGCGGCTGCTGATCATCGCGCGGAACAAAACTAGGGTTTTCCTGAACATGCAGGGGATGAGGGATATGGCGGCGCGGCTAGGGTTCGACGTGCGGGTGACGGAGCCGCACAAGGGCACCAACGTGAGCGACTTCGCGCGGCTGGTGAACTCCGCCGACGTGATGATGGGCGTCCACGGCGCCGGACTCGCCAACATGGTGTTCCTCCCCGACGGCGCCGTGATGATCCAGGTAGTGCCGTTCGGGGGGCTGGACTGGCTCGCGAGGGAGACTTTCGGGGACCCGGCGCCGGCGATGAGGATCGAGTACTTGGAGTACTACATCGAAGCGGACGAGAGCACGATCGGGGAGGAGTACCGGGCGGATGATCCGGTGATCAAGGACCGCTACGGCGTGCACAAGAGGGGGTGGAACGAGATCAGCCGGATCTACTTGGAGAACCAGAACGTCCGGCCGCACCTCGGCCGGCTGAGGAACACTCTGTTGGAGGCGCTCAAGCGCCTCCCCAATGGCCGCCATGCCAGAGGTTGA